CAAAATTTAATATTATTCTTTGGTGGATTTGGTTTTTTACCTAAGGCTTATGCAACATTAAAAAGTAATAATAATGTAATAATTATTTATGATTATTCTAAATTTAACCTTGATTTTTTAAATGAATGTAAAAATTATCAAAATATTATACTATTGTCTTATTCAATGGGTGCTATGGTAGCTTCTAAATGTGATTTTTCTAATTTTAATATTATACAAAAAATAGCAATAAACGGGACTAGTTATGGTATACATAAAGAATTTGGAATTAATGAAAGAATTTTTAAATTAAGTGCATTAAATTTTAACTTAGATGATTTTTTAAAAAAAGCTGGAGCAAATAATTTAAAAGATTATTTTGCAAGTGAAAATACATTAAAAAACGAGCTTTTAAATATTTTAGAAATTTCAAAAATGCCTATTATTTGGCAAAATTATGATTTAGCGTATTCATCAAACGAAGATGCAATTTTCCCACAAAAAGCATTAATTAATTGTTTTAATAATATTATTTTTATGGATAAACCACATTTTTGTTTTAATAATTTTAATTCATGGGAAGAAATATGTATGATGTAGCTAATTCGTTTTTTAAAGCAAAAAATACATATTATAGTAACGCTATTGTACAAATTGATATGAGAAAAATTTTATTAAGCGAGATTAATCAACATTACAATAACATATTAGAATTAGGTTCTAATAGAGGCGAATTTAGCAAAATGATAGCTAGTAAAATCAAATTCAATAATTTTTATTGTGTTGATATAAATGATTTTAGCAATGATTACGATAAAAGATTTACATTTATTAAACAAGATTTGAATGATTTTAAAATAAATAAATTTAATAATATCAAATTTGATTTAATTACTTCAAATGCGTGTTTTCAATGGCTTGATTTGAAAAAAATAATTACGAATTTAAATATCATCTCAGATAAAAAATCAAATTTAATTTTTAGCACTTTTGGAGTGAATAATCTTTGGCAGATTAAAGAGCATTTTGGTGTGGGGCTTAAGTATTTAAGCATTAGCGATATAGAGCAAATTTTAAAGCCACATTATCAAAATATAAAGATTTTTGAGAAAGATTATGAGCTTAATTTTAGCTCAAGTATTGAACTTTTTAGGCATTTAAAACTTAGTGGAGTAAATGCCTTTAGCGGGGTATTTTTAGGCAAAAATGATTTAAAAATCTTTAATGATAAATACCACAATACCTTAAACTACCACGCCATTTTTGTTAGCGCTAGTAATTTATTTTAGCAAAATATATTTTTTTGAAATAAAAGATACTCAAAACATAGCTATTAATATAATTTATAAAGGAGATA
This is a stretch of genomic DNA from Campylobacter sp. MG1. It encodes these proteins:
- a CDS encoding pimeloyl-ACP methyl esterase BioG family protein, producing the protein MRYEFLYKNNSQNLILFFGGFGFLPKAYATLKSNNNVIIIYDYSKFNLDFLNECKNYQNIILLSYSMGAMVASKCDFSNFNIIQKIAINGTSYGIHKEFGINERIFKLSALNFNLDDFLKKAGANNLKDYFASENTLKNELLNILEISKMPIIWQNYDLAYSSNEDAIFPQKALINCFNNIIFMDKPHFCFNNFNSWEEICMM
- a CDS encoding SAM-dependent methyltransferase, producing MYDVANSFFKAKNTYYSNAIVQIDMRKILLSEINQHYNNILELGSNRGEFSKMIASKIKFNNFYCVDINDFSNDYDKRFTFIKQDLNDFKINKFNNIKFDLITSNACFQWLDLKKIITNLNIISDKKSNLIFSTFGVNNLWQIKEHFGVGLKYLSISDIEQILKPHYQNIKIFEKDYELNFSSSIELFRHLKLSGVNAFSGVFLGKNDLKIFNDKYHNTLNYHAIFVSASNLF